Part of the Melopsittacus undulatus isolate bMelUnd1 chromosome 7, bMelUnd1.mat.Z, whole genome shotgun sequence genome is shown below.
GGAAACTCTGTAGGTGGCTTTACCAAACtacaaatatacattttttatactacaaagatacatttttttctttctttgctctttttattttttgcttttctgagggGCAGGAATTGGTCTCTGGCAAGTCACTATTTACACTGGAAGAGATTTTTGCTTGattttcagcagctgaacagTCCTCATTAATCAGTTTAGTAATGAATAGTTCTGTCAGTTCATCCACTTCGTCCTTTTCacctctttctgtttccttttgtggTAATGTATTTGTGCTTGAATCATTATTGCTCACAATCAAACCTGGTTCAGGCTCTTTCACATCTCTTTTTTTATCAGTCTTCTCTTGCTCACAGGTGTCTTCCTTTATTGGCAAGACAGAGAGCTTTTTACATACAATAAGAAGATTCCTATGTTGTGAAGTAAATGCTTTGGACAGCTTGTGGCATTTATAATGCCTTATTATGTTACTTTCGCTTGTAACTACAGATGAACATCCTTTTATCATACATGGATACAGAGCTATGAACCTGCTCGCACATTCCAACAAGGCATCATTTCTAGCCTTTATGGAATACACATGCTTGCCACGTTTCAGTGAATAACCCTGACGTTCTTCAACTTGAAttccttttacatttttgttgtcCAAGTTCAGGTTTTTCTTTAGTGTTGTTTTCCCTGACAGCCTGTTACATGCTTTTCCCAATCTGTTTTTTAGTACTCTCTGTTTggacttcagtgttttctcctggtttgctttgcttgaatTGTTTTCCTGATCTGGTGTCAGTCTCCTCGGTCTTATTAGGTGATCTTTATGCCTGTCATTATGTTCGTTAAAAATATGCCTCAAGAGGTTAGACCTAGTAGCATAAACACAGCCTTCACAGTCACCTCTGAATACGCCATCATCTTCTACTTTGTTTGGCTTTATCTTAATGCCACGATCTGCCTCAAGGTGTACAACATAGTTAAGATAAGCTGTAAATGAGGACTTACACTGAGACTGATTGCAGAAAAACCTTCCCATTTCTGGAGCTGGTTTCATGTTTCCAGTTTGCTCTGGGGTCATGTTATGAAGCTTCATGTAATGTTGTATCAAGCTGGTAACTTTCCTGGAAGATGTGAGAGCAGTCACTCACCTCACACCTGAACTCTCTGACAACAGGTTTGGTTTCCACCTCATCACGTTCCTCTCTGCCTGGCTCATTCTCCTCCTTCACTTCAGCAGAGAAGGCTGGGAGGTCCGATTTGTGCATAGCTTGGTCATGAAGGATTAGGTTTTGCTGTATTGTAACAGCCGTGAAGCAGCCCTGATGGACACATCCATAGGGTCAGTAAGGGCTGTATCTAGTGGGAAACTCCAGACACTTTGGTACAGGTTTCCTACATTTTCTGtcctcattttccttcctgtacCTCCTAACCTTGTGTAATTTGGCTTCTGCCTGTGTATTACCAAAAGAGACTGCATTCTGTTGCTCTGGTAGAACAGAAATCACTTGGGGCGGTTTTTCCAGTCTTTCGGGAATGTTTTCTGGTAAAAGTTTTTCCAAGACTATTACAGGCTGTATGACTTCCTTTGTCTGAGCTTCTTTGACCAATGGAGCTGCAGTTTTGGGTCCTGTTGTTAGTGGATGCAAAGTTCTTATTTCAACAGGccgtggggctgtgtttcctgTCTCATTTTGAGATCTTCTGCCAGAAGGccatttaagttttaatttcaCCATCTCCTCTGTTGTAAAATGATGTACAAGCTGACAGTGTGCTTGGAGATCAGAGTTTCTTGTGAAGGTTTTTGGACAGGTAGCTACAACCCATTTGAATGGGGCAAACTTCAGTTGATGCTTCTTAATTTCTAGTATCTGCAGACAGCTGGAtgagggttttattttcagtcaatACAACAGAAACTCCTGGTGCTAGTGTATCTGTTGGAGGACACCGGGAAACAGTCTGGGAGACTGGAATGAGTGGATCCTCATCTAGTTTCAGCTTTTGCAAGCGCTCTGTAATTTCCAATATTTGAGTATCATCCTTGTGAGACATCTCAGACTGAGCAGAGCTACTCTTTGCAGCACCGACATTCCCCACATGCACGGCAAACTGCAGCAGTTTTACACTATGTGCAGAATCTCCTAAAGAAGCCTGTGCGTTATTTATTTGTGAGTTCTGTCCTGAGGCATCAACAGTATcctgaatttcagttttcacctCAAGTGTGTCCGTAttcaaagcagttttaagcATTTCCAGAGTTTGTTCAAAGTTCTCCAGCAGTGAGGAAAGAGGAACATGGGGGGAGCACGTCCGGGGGTTTTGTGTCAGGTGAAATTCACACGAGATATCAAAGAGCTTTTCAGAAGATCCCATCTGTCCATCAGCTTTGGTCTCAGCTGCCCTCTGCTGGCTCTGTCAGCAGGAAGATGACTTCCCCCAGACTGCTCCAACACACAGCCCTTGGAGTGCAGGGACCCTGCTTGGAAGGACAACCCTGGGTGCCCCCGGCTGCACACCTGGCTGCACACCCCTGAAACCACCCCCAGGAGAAGGCAGCCATCACATACACCCCTTTGATGGTGCAGTGGGGAATCTGATGCTCCTCCAGCCCCGCCACTGGGAAATTAAAAGGGAGAGCTCACAAGCCCCTGGCAGCCCCAAGGAGCTGTGCCAAGGACTGTTGGTGACCCACACccgctgcctgcaggctgccctgTAGCCATGTCTGCGGGTGCTCTACCCATCCCCAACGGACCTTCCCGCACACCCTACTTTGGAGACAGATCTTCTACACCACTCTGATCTGACAAACCATGGATCCCTCCTCCCCCATTCCTCCTCTTTATTGGTGTTCTTCTCTGGTTTCAGTTGAGGTTTTCTGGTTCTGCCATCTTTCCATGAGCCTGCACTCGATAAATGCAGGTGTAGTCTGGGTACCCCCAGTTGCTCTTCACAACCAGTTTGATGTGTGAAaaggctctgtgtgtgttctgtgaagagagagacaaaaaacCTGAGGCATTAAGTGTGACAGGGCAATTGATGTTTCTgcccctgccagccctgctcctgctcaggAGCAAGCTTCCAAAAGTGGGTAGGAGTGGCTGTAGGCATCTGAGGCTCACTGCTGGTACCGGGGcttctgcagagcctggaggaatgggaagggagaaggcaCCCTCTGCAACCTGGCCTGCTGGGGACTGCGCCTCCTTCCCTTTGCCCCTTTCCCTCTACAGCTTGCTCTGTGCTGACAGAGAGGCTGGGGAGGTCCTCCTATGCGTGAGACACTTGGTGTGAAACCCCATGAAGTGCTCGATATCCTCTCTGCCCTCCTCCTGGCAGgtgtgagggcagcaggagaaaagaCACGTGTTGTGCTGGGAGGAAAGGACACTGCCCAGCCTGTCAGCAGGCCACGGGGTGCAGTGACAATGCTGCCCTGGCAGCTTTCCCCCCAAGGCATCCCTATTTTTCCTGGCACAAAGATGTTGCTTTGGTGGAGAGGCCACGTGTGcagctggctctgctgaaggcagcagctgcaccagggcTCTCTCAGCACTTCAGCTCCCACAGGAACAACCCTGCCCTTGCAAACCCGTTGCTGCTACCACCACCACACGCTACTCAGTCCTCCCAACTCCACCAGGCCTCCTGGGCAGTGCTCTGGGCCCCTGTGCCAGGGGAGAGAGCATTCACGCTCTTCCTCCCACGGCCTTGCAGGCACTCCTGGTTTTCTCCTGGGCAGCTTGCCCTCGTGCATGGACCGTACCTTCAGAGGGAAGGTCTGAAGGGCCTCTTTTGCCACGTTGTACTCGAACATCCCAAGGAgagtttcttcttctctgtctGCATTCAATCCCTCCAGGGAAAAgcacagggaggaaggagagaagctCAGACTTGTCCCAACAAAGAGGATGTTTGTATGTGCTGGATCAGCACATACTGCATGGGCTGTTATCTACTCAGCCTCTCCTGGGGCTCTAGCAGCAGTTAAGCACTGTCTCCACCTTGTGTTTTATTCAAGAGCCCTGAGGTGCTCTCCCCAGAATGAGTCTTGAGAGGGATGGAACCTCCAGACCCCCTGAAGTATCCTGCAAGTGCATTGCAGAGCTTAGGAGAAAGCAGTACCCGAACCTCCAAGGATGCACAGAGCAAGCAAGTTCCAGTCACCGCTATTCCTGGGGGCCACATGCCAGGCAGAAGCACGGAGCAGAGACTTACAAACACAGCCATGTCTCGGGGGGCGCTGGTGACGGTCCCAGATGGAGAGACCTCTTTGTAGATGTGCTGCACACTGACAGCAGTCAGATGGACTCGTGCTGCCAACCTGATGACCACCTGGCCCTGTTGCCCTTGTAAAGGCCAGCAGTTTCCTGGCGACATATCCGACTGCAATCAGAATGTGAGAGCAAGGAAACGTGAGCCCATGCTCAGTTCAACACAGCTGCTCATTGTAGCTTGAAGCACAGGTGCTGGTGTGTCTGTGGGGTCTATTCCAGCTTGCAAATGATGCACGTGTGA
Proteins encoded:
- the LOC117436514 gene encoding sperm-associated antigen 4 protein-like, producing the protein MAVFGLNADREEETLLGMFEYNVAKEALQTFPLKNTHRAFSHIKLVVKSNWGYPDYTCIYRVQAHGKMAEPENLN